A genomic region of Zea mays cultivar B73 chromosome 6, Zm-B73-REFERENCE-NAM-5.0, whole genome shotgun sequence contains the following coding sequences:
- the LOC100273855 gene encoding AT-rich interactive domain-containing protein 3 gives MSQQQGVEEPPPAPLPAAEGEAQPAADIPMSEAAEVEDEEEEPVVGEGEDGADGAADAVDSVNASAKPEAEGAEEEGGSDRKERNGGPTADLVGEVVKLENGDGPVTVGGSVDEGRGGDGGDDKGLAGQNQPAVNQLLLAPAEEDLALSKISDNSFMFDYTTGGDDSGTEEEQAAFMKELERFHREKMLEFKPPKFYGEGLNCLKLWRQVTGLGGYDQVTSCKLWRQVGESFKPPKTCTTVSWTFRNFYEKALLEYEKHKIETGEFQVASSALPDRFGSESQVGGSHVSGSGRARRESATRAMQGWHSQRLLGNGEIADPIIKDKGHIVLKKDKTPKSSGSAKRKRTLSLEDDRVIPYKSDQLQNDSMVIDMGPPADWVKINVRKTKDCYEVYALVPGLLREEVHVQSDPAGRLIVTGEPEQLDNPWGVTPFKKVISLPSRIDPHQTSAVVTLHGQLFVRAPFEQSK, from the exons ATGTCGCAACAGCAAGGTGTGGAGGAGCCGCCGCCGGCACCGCTGCCGGCGGCGGAAGGCGAGGCACAACCGGCCGCCGATATCCCCATGAGCGAGGCCGCGGAggtggaggatgaggaggaggaaCCCGTCGTGGGGGAGGGGGAGGACGGTGCAGACGGGGCCGCCGACGCCGTCGATTCCGTCAATGCTTCAGCGAAACCCGAAGCAGAGGGCGCGGAGGAGGAGGGGGGCAGCGACAGGAAGGAGCGGAATGGTGGCCCGACGGCGGATTTGGTTGGCGAGGTTGTGAAGTTGGAGAATGGGGACGGGCCTGTGACGGTGGGCGGCTCGGTGGACGAGGGTCGAGGTGGAGATGGCGGTGACGACAAAGGCCTGGCTGGTCAGAATCAGCCTGCTGTGAACCAGCTTTTGCTGGCGCCGGCTGAGGAGGATCTGGCATTGTCCAAGATCTCAGATAATTCCTTCATGTTCGATTACACCACTGGTGGCGATGACTCGGGGACTGAGGAGGAGCAGGCTGCCTTCATGAAGGAGCTCGAGCGTTTCCACAGGGAGAAAATGTTGGAGTTCAAGCCTCCGAAGTTTTATGGCGAAGGATTGAATTGCCTCAA ATTGTGGAGACAAGTTACTGGATTGGGTGGCTATGATCAG GTGACATCATGCAAGCTGTGGCGTCAAGTAGGAGAGTCATTCAAACCTCCAAA GACATGCACAACTGTTTCATGGACTTTCCGTAACTTCTATGAGAAG GCACTCCTTGAATACGAGAAACACAAAATCGAAACAGGAGAgttccaagtagcttcatctgctCTACCAGACCGGTTTGGTTCTGAGAGTCAG GTGGGTGGAAGCCATGTATCTGGTTCTGGAAGAGCCAGAAGAGAATCTGCAACTCGTGCAATGCAAGGTTGGCATTCTCAGCGCCTACTAGGGAATGGTGAAATCGCTGACCCTATAATTAAG GATAAAGGGCATATTGTCTTAAAGAAGGATAAAACTCCTAAAAGCAGTG GTTCTGCCAAGAGGAAAAGGACACTATCCCTGGAAGATGACAGGGTGATACCTTATAAATCTGATCAGCTACA AAATGACTCGATGGTTATTGACATGGGCCCCCCTGCTGATTGGGTGAAAATAAATGTTAGGAAAACT AAAGATTGCTATGAAGTCTATGCGTTGGTTCCTGGCCTTCTGAGGGAAGAG GTACATGTTCAGTCCGACCCAGCTGGTCGTTTGATAGTTACTGGAGAGCCTGAGCAATTGGATAACCCATGGGGTGTCACTCCATTCAAGAAG GTCATTAGTTTGCCTTCCCGCATTGACCCTCACCAAACCTCCGCAGTTGTCACCCTCCATGGGCAGCTATTTGTGCGTGCACCATTTGAACAATCAAAATAA
- the LOC100273855 gene encoding AT-rich interactive domain-containing protein 3 isoform X1, giving the protein MSQQQGVEEPPPAPLPAAEGEAQPAADIPMSEAAEVEDEEEEPVVGEGEDGADGAADAVDSVNASAKPEAEGAEEEGGSDRKERNGGPTADLVGEVVKLENGDGPVTVGGSVDEGRGGDGGDDKGLAGQNQPAVNQLLLAPAEEDLALSKISDNSFMFDYTTGGDDSGTEEEQAAFMKELERFHREKMLEFKPPKFYGEGLNCLKLWRQVTGLGGYDQVTSCKLWRQVGESFKPPKTCTTVSWTFRNFYEKALLEYEKHKIETGEFQVASSALPDRFGSESQVGGSHVSGSGRARRESATRAMQGWHSQRLLGNGEIADPIIKDKGHIVLKKDKTPKSSGSAKRKRTLSLEDDRVIPYKSDQLHRNDSMVIDMGPPADWVKINVRKTKDCYEVYALVPGLLREEVHVQSDPAGRLIVTGEPEQLDNPWGVTPFKKVISLPSRIDPHQTSAVVTLHGQLFVRAPFEQSK; this is encoded by the exons ATGTCGCAACAGCAAGGTGTGGAGGAGCCGCCGCCGGCACCGCTGCCGGCGGCGGAAGGCGAGGCACAACCGGCCGCCGATATCCCCATGAGCGAGGCCGCGGAggtggaggatgaggaggaggaaCCCGTCGTGGGGGAGGGGGAGGACGGTGCAGACGGGGCCGCCGACGCCGTCGATTCCGTCAATGCTTCAGCGAAACCCGAAGCAGAGGGCGCGGAGGAGGAGGGGGGCAGCGACAGGAAGGAGCGGAATGGTGGCCCGACGGCGGATTTGGTTGGCGAGGTTGTGAAGTTGGAGAATGGGGACGGGCCTGTGACGGTGGGCGGCTCGGTGGACGAGGGTCGAGGTGGAGATGGCGGTGACGACAAAGGCCTGGCTGGTCAGAATCAGCCTGCTGTGAACCAGCTTTTGCTGGCGCCGGCTGAGGAGGATCTGGCATTGTCCAAGATCTCAGATAATTCCTTCATGTTCGATTACACCACTGGTGGCGATGACTCGGGGACTGAGGAGGAGCAGGCTGCCTTCATGAAGGAGCTCGAGCGTTTCCACAGGGAGAAAATGTTGGAGTTCAAGCCTCCGAAGTTTTATGGCGAAGGATTGAATTGCCTCAA ATTGTGGAGACAAGTTACTGGATTGGGTGGCTATGATCAG GTGACATCATGCAAGCTGTGGCGTCAAGTAGGAGAGTCATTCAAACCTCCAAA GACATGCACAACTGTTTCATGGACTTTCCGTAACTTCTATGAGAAG GCACTCCTTGAATACGAGAAACACAAAATCGAAACAGGAGAgttccaagtagcttcatctgctCTACCAGACCGGTTTGGTTCTGAGAGTCAG GTGGGTGGAAGCCATGTATCTGGTTCTGGAAGAGCCAGAAGAGAATCTGCAACTCGTGCAATGCAAGGTTGGCATTCTCAGCGCCTACTAGGGAATGGTGAAATCGCTGACCCTATAATTAAG GATAAAGGGCATATTGTCTTAAAGAAGGATAAAACTCCTAAAAGCAGTG GTTCTGCCAAGAGGAAAAGGACACTATCCCTGGAAGATGACAGGGTGATACCTTATAAATCTGATCAGCTACA CAGAAATGACTCGATGGTTATTGACATGGGCCCCCCTGCTGATTGGGTGAAAATAAATGTTAGGAAAACT AAAGATTGCTATGAAGTCTATGCGTTGGTTCCTGGCCTTCTGAGGGAAGAG GTACATGTTCAGTCCGACCCAGCTGGTCGTTTGATAGTTACTGGAGAGCCTGAGCAATTGGATAACCCATGGGGTGTCACTCCATTCAAGAAG GTCATTAGTTTGCCTTCCCGCATTGACCCTCACCAAACCTCCGCAGTTGTCACCCTCCATGGGCAGCTATTTGTGCGTGCACCATTTGAACAATCAAAATAA